Genomic segment of Candidatus Obscuribacterales bacterium:
TGGCTGCAGTTTTCAAAACGCCGATCTCCAATATGCGGATTTCACCAACACCTGCATCGATCAGGTGATCTTCGACGGTGCCAATCTTAAGGGTGCGATCTTGCCTACACCAGCGGCAGCGGGCCAAGGGCGATCGCACTGAGGCTGATCAGCAGACGGTCACGGGAGTTCGACGGCGTTCTCAGCTCTGCAGGTGCGTTACGGCTTCGCCTAACAGCAATCTACGCCAACACCTGCGACTGCTGACGATACCAATCGATGGTTTGCTGCAGGCCATCGCGGAATGTCACCTGCGATCGAAACCCAAAGGCTTGGGCGGCCCGCTGGGTATCTAGACAGCGGCGGGGTTGACCGTTGGGCTGATGGCGTTCCCATATCAGGTCACCGGTAAAGCCCATTAGCTCGCAGATCAATTCCACTAAGTCCTTAATGGAAATTTCCTCGCCGGTGCCGAGATTGACCGGATCCGGATGGCTGTAGTGTTGCGTACCCAGCACGATACCTCGGGCTGCATCGTCTGAATAGAGAAACTCGCGGGTGGGGCTGCCATCACCCCAAACAGGGATGGAGCGATCGCCCCGTTGTTGGGCTTCATGCACCTTGCGGATCAGGGCGGGGATCACGTGGGAACTGCGGGGATCAAAATTGTCCTTAGGGCCATAGAGGTTCACGGGCAGGAGATAGATGCCATCCAGGCCATACTGCTGGCGATAGGCTTGAAGCTGCACCAGCAGAGCCTTTTTAGCAATACCGTAGGGGGCGTTGGTCTCTTCGGGATAGCCGTTCCATAGGTCATCTTCCTGAAAGGGCACCGGCGTAA
This window contains:
- a CDS encoding GDP-L-fucose synthase, translating into CQRAVDRQDVVIHLAAHVGGIGLNREKPAELYYDNLMMGTQLIHAAYEAGVEKFVCVGTICAYPKFTPVPFQEDDLWNGYPEETNAPYGIAKKALLVQLQAYRQQYGLDGIYLLPVNLYGPKDNFDPRSSHVIPALIRKVHEAQQRGDRSIPVWGDGSPTREFLYSDDAARGIVLGTQHYSHPDPVNLGTGEEISIKDLVELICELMGFTGDLIWERHQPNGQPRRCLDTQRAAQAFGFRSQVTFRDGLQQTIDWYRQQSQVLA